In Plasmodium chabaudi chabaudi strain AS genome assembly, chromosome: 9, the following proteins share a genomic window:
- a CDS encoding multiprotein-bridging factor 1, putative, which translates to MQHQDLKPVIWTKNDKKTKPKNIDEARKLGMDVEVEKKFLGGKNKSCKGNLIIENKAKIEQETENFKIDRVTPAFSRALQQARMAKKLTQVQLARLVNEPESVIKEYENGKAIPNNMIIQKLNRVLGVNLPSPKKK; encoded by the coding sequence ATGCAACACCAAGATCTTAAGCCAGTTATATGGACCAaaaatgacaaaaaaaCGAAACCAAAGAATATTGACGAGGCTCGTAAATTAGGTATGGATGTTGaagtggaaaaaaaattcttaggaggtaaaaataaatcatgtAAAggaaatttaataatagaaaataaagcGAAAATTGAACAAGAGAcggaaaattttaaaatcgATAGAGTTACACCTGCTTTTTCAAGAGCTTTACAACAAGCTAGAATGgctaaaaaattaacacaAGTCCAATTAGCAAGACTTGTCAATGAACCTGAAAGTGTTATTaaagaatatgaaaatggtAAGGCAATaccaaataatatgattattCAAAAACTAAATAGAGTACTAGGTGTTAATTTACCTtctccaaaaaaaaaataa